A stretch of the Leptotrichia sp. oral taxon 223 genome encodes the following:
- the lpxA gene encoding acyl-ACP--UDP-N-acetylglucosamine O-acyltransferase, whose amino-acid sequence MSLNIHPTAIVDPNAKLGENVKIGPYSIIGSEVTIGNGTIVESHVVIEGETIIGENNYIFSFASIGKDPQDLKFAGEKTRVVIGNNNKIREFVTIHRGTTDKYETRIGNNTLVMAYVHIAHDCIIGDNCVLANAATFAGHVEVEDYAVVGGLTAVHQFTRVGRHAMIGGCSAVNQDVVPYMLSEGNKARAVYINIVGLQRRGFSEEQIKRLRELYKIIFKKKLKLEEALQTVERDYGQYEEAKNLVNFIRKSKRGITR is encoded by the coding sequence ATGAGTTTAAATATACATCCAACGGCAATTGTTGATCCAAATGCTAAACTTGGAGAAAATGTAAAGATAGGTCCTTACTCGATTATAGGGTCAGAAGTGACAATTGGAAATGGAACTATTGTAGAATCGCATGTTGTAATTGAAGGGGAAACGATTATTGGCGAGAATAATTATATTTTTTCTTTTGCCTCAATAGGGAAAGATCCGCAGGATTTAAAGTTTGCTGGAGAAAAAACGAGAGTTGTTATTGGAAATAACAATAAAATTCGTGAATTTGTTACAATTCACCGTGGAACTACTGATAAATATGAAACAAGAATTGGAAACAATACACTTGTAATGGCTTACGTTCACATTGCTCACGATTGTATAATTGGAGACAACTGTGTTTTGGCAAATGCTGCTACTTTTGCTGGGCATGTGGAAGTGGAAGATTATGCGGTGGTAGGCGGACTTACTGCTGTGCATCAGTTTACAAGGGTTGGACGGCACGCAATGATAGGCGGATGTTCAGCTGTAAATCAGGATGTTGTTCCTTACATGCTGTCTGAAGGTAATAAGGCGAGAGCTGTTTATATTAATATTGTAGGGCTTCAACGTAGAGGTTTTTCAGAAGAGCAGATAAAGAGGTTAAGAGAGCTGTATAAAATTATATTTAAGAAAAAATTGAAACTGGAAGAGGCGCTTCAAACTGTGGAGCGTGATTATGGACAATATGAGGAAGCGAAAAATTTAGTTAATTTTATACGGAAAAGTAAAAGAGGTATTACAAGATAA
- the fabZ gene encoding 3-hydroxyacyl-ACP dehydratase FabZ has protein sequence MAANETIMNIEDIMKILPHRYPFLLVDRVVEKNGTDSLVAIKNITMNEEFFQGHFPGKPVMPGVLQIEALAQAVGLLMLEPGKIPLFMSIDKCKFRRAVVPGDQLRLEVEKIKVKSNVIVARGRCVVDGTVVSEADLKFSVQDL, from the coding sequence ATGGCAGCAAATGAAACAATTATGAACATAGAGGATATTATGAAAATATTGCCGCATAGATATCCATTTTTGCTAGTAGACAGAGTTGTTGAAAAAAATGGAACTGACTCTCTGGTAGCGATAAAAAATATTACAATGAATGAGGAGTTTTTTCAAGGACATTTTCCAGGAAAACCTGTAATGCCTGGAGTTTTGCAAATAGAAGCACTGGCACAGGCTGTAGGATTGCTAATGCTGGAACCAGGGAAAATACCTTTATTTATGTCAATTGACAAATGTAAATTTAGAAGAGCTGTTGTTCCAGGAGATCAGTTAAGACTGGAAGTAGAAAAAATAAAAGTTAAAAGTAATGTAATAGTTGCACGTGGAAGATGTGTTGTCGACGGTACAGTTGTGAGTGAAGCTGACTTGAAATTTTCAGTACAGGATTTATAA
- the lpxC gene encoding UDP-3-O-acyl-N-acetylglucosamine deacetylase: MKRKTIRNTIEISGIGLHKGEEIKLTLKPSGNDDERGIIFKRIDVSGKNNVIKVDYRNLFDLERGTNIRNEDDVKVHTVEHFLSSLSITGITDILVEISGNELPILDGSSAGFVEKLLEAGIVELDEKIEPVVIMEPVIFSDEKAGKYVMALPYDGFKISYTIDFNHSFLKSQYYELEVNLENYMENIAKCRTFAFDYEIDFLKKNNLALGGSLENAVVIGADGPLNPEGLRYSDEFVRHKILDIIGDLYVLGTPVKAHIIAIKAGHYVNSRLTEMIAKKYL; the protein is encoded by the coding sequence GTGAAAAGAAAAACTATTAGAAATACTATTGAAATATCTGGAATTGGGCTTCATAAAGGGGAAGAAATAAAATTAACTTTGAAGCCCAGCGGAAATGATGATGAGCGAGGGATAATCTTTAAAAGAATTGATGTGAGTGGCAAAAATAATGTTATAAAAGTTGATTATAGAAATTTATTTGATTTGGAGAGAGGGACGAATATTAGGAATGAGGATGATGTAAAAGTTCATACGGTTGAGCATTTTTTATCGTCACTTTCGATTACAGGGATAACTGATATTTTAGTTGAGATTTCAGGGAATGAACTGCCTATTTTGGATGGAAGTTCGGCGGGATTTGTTGAAAAATTGCTAGAAGCTGGAATTGTGGAACTGGATGAAAAAATAGAGCCCGTTGTGATTATGGAGCCTGTTATATTTTCGGATGAGAAGGCTGGGAAATATGTGATGGCATTGCCTTATGACGGGTTTAAAATATCTTATACGATTGACTTTAACCATAGCTTTTTAAAATCACAATATTATGAGCTTGAAGTAAATTTGGAAAATTATATGGAAAATATTGCAAAATGTAGAACTTTTGCATTTGATTATGAAATAGATTTTCTTAAAAAGAATAATTTGGCATTGGGAGGAAGTCTGGAAAATGCTGTGGTAATCGGGGCAGATGGACCATTGAATCCAGAAGGGTTAAGATATTCTGATGAATTTGTAAGACATAAAATTCTTGATATAATTGGAGACTTGTATGTTTTGGGAACGCCTGTAAAAGCTCATATTATTGCGATAAAGGCTGGACATTATGTAAATTCGAGATTAACTGAAATGATTGCTAAAAAATATTTGTAA
- a CDS encoding type III toxin-antitoxin system ToxN/AbiQ family toxin, whose product MKYKNYEELHLFEINDNYINYLQKFDKHILNFSGKKYKTSRKYLGILLKINDCNYFAPLSSPSKKFDYDLNGNLRKSIIPLIRMVRITNTGKQDFLGTIKLGSMIPVFNNSLMRYYDLTLESDIKYKKMVQKQLTFILKNKELILRNANKLYRQKNSNMSMGYIKNTVNFELLEEKAKLYLHNKFTKFKKTTKNSF is encoded by the coding sequence ATGAAATATAAAAATTATGAGGAGTTACACTTATTTGAAATTAATGATAATTATATAAATTATTTGCAGAAATTTGACAAACATATTCTAAATTTTTCTGGAAAAAAATATAAAACTTCACGAAAATATTTAGGTATTTTACTAAAAATAAACGACTGTAATTATTTTGCTCCATTATCATCTCCAAGCAAAAAATTTGATTATGATTTAAATGGAAATTTAAGAAAGTCAATTATTCCACTAATAAGAATGGTTAGAATAACAAATACTGGAAAACAGGATTTTTTAGGAACTATAAAACTCGGATCCATGATTCCTGTTTTTAATAATTCACTTATGAGATACTACGATTTGACATTAGAATCGGATATAAAATACAAAAAAATGGTTCAAAAGCAGCTAACCTTTATTTTGAAGAATAAAGAACTGATTTTAAGAAATGCTAATAAACTTTATAGACAAAAAAATTCAAATATGTCTATGGGTTATATAAAAAATACTGTTAATTTTGAATTACTGGAAGAAAAAGCAAAACTGTATTTACATAATAAATTTACCAAGTTCAAAAAAACAACCAAAAATTCTTTTTAA
- a CDS encoding M13 family metallopeptidase → MKKLLTVSLFLASINLIYAENENYEYEELSVKRASQKETKPAQPAPKQMGFWDFYEKQQAKLLKDSDKKLFDELSTTVKAKDDFYAYVNENWTKKTQIPSTKPAWGSFYELNEKNQDFLRNLIKELKNKSSLTADEKKVITLYDSYSDMKKRNEEGLTPIKKDLDKIDAIQNIEDLKKYNVEVTKTGGSEFYGWGVGTDLNDSKNNAIYLGSAGIGLSRDYYQKDTKENRAILEEYTKYVSDVLKYSGEKDTLERAKKIVAFEKQIANTLLTNEERHDVKKYNNPIKVSELGTLSKNVDLAQYLKELNIKTDKVIISELNYYKNLDNFVNDANIDVIKDYMKYNLISSAAGILTDDMGKRSFEFFGKYLNGQKERETLEKRALNFTNGSLGEIIGKIYVQRNFSPEAKKNALQMVDYIKKAMKSRIEKLDWMSAATKKKALEKLAKVNVKIGYPDKWRDYSKMTISSDDTLYDQLKKISEWAYGEEMKKVGKPVDKKEWHMYPHTINAYYSPTGNEIVFPAGILQFPFYDYNKLEMASNFGAIGSIIGHELTHAFDVSGAEYDGDGNVKNWWTAEDKLKFDAATKRLENQFSAYSVGDGVNVNGKFTLTENIADLGGLNVAYDALQLYLKDHPTSAKVYSDTTNKLFFLSFARMWRQKSTPEYLRNLAKTDSHSPNIFRVNGTVVNVDAFHKVFEIKPGDKMYKAPQDRIKIW, encoded by the coding sequence ATGAAAAAATTACTTACAGTTTCGCTATTTTTAGCTAGCATTAATTTAATTTATGCAGAAAACGAAAATTATGAATATGAGGAGCTTTCGGTGAAAAGGGCATCGCAAAAGGAAACAAAGCCGGCACAGCCTGCACCAAAGCAAATGGGATTCTGGGATTTTTATGAAAAGCAGCAGGCAAAATTATTGAAGGACAGCGATAAAAAGCTATTTGATGAACTTAGCACAACAGTTAAGGCGAAAGATGATTTTTATGCCTATGTGAATGAAAATTGGACAAAAAAGACGCAGATTCCCAGCACAAAGCCAGCATGGGGTTCCTTTTATGAACTGAATGAGAAAAATCAGGATTTTTTACGTAATTTAATAAAGGAGTTAAAGAATAAGTCGTCCTTGACTGCAGATGAAAAGAAAGTCATAACACTTTATGACAGTTATTCTGATATGAAAAAAAGAAATGAAGAAGGATTGACACCTATTAAAAAAGATTTGGATAAAATTGATGCTATACAGAATATTGAAGATCTGAAAAAATATAATGTTGAAGTTACAAAAACTGGCGGTTCTGAATTTTATGGATGGGGTGTAGGAACTGACTTGAATGACTCCAAAAATAATGCGATATATTTAGGAAGTGCTGGAATTGGACTGTCAAGAGATTATTATCAGAAAGATACAAAGGAAAATAGGGCAATATTGGAAGAATACACAAAATATGTAAGCGACGTGCTGAAATATTCCGGAGAAAAGGATACCCTTGAAAGAGCAAAAAAAATAGTTGCATTTGAAAAGCAGATTGCAAATACATTATTGACAAATGAGGAACGTCACGATGTAAAAAAATATAATAATCCAATAAAAGTAAGCGAATTGGGAACATTGTCTAAAAACGTCGATTTGGCACAATACTTGAAAGAATTGAACATAAAAACTGATAAAGTCATCATAAGTGAATTGAATTATTATAAAAATCTGGATAATTTTGTAAATGACGCAAATATTGATGTAATTAAGGATTATATGAAATATAATTTAATAAGTTCTGCAGCCGGAATTTTGACAGATGATATGGGCAAAAGAAGTTTTGAATTTTTTGGAAAATATTTAAACGGGCAAAAGGAAAGGGAAACGCTTGAAAAAAGGGCATTGAACTTTACAAATGGAAGTTTAGGGGAAATAATCGGAAAAATTTATGTCCAAAGGAACTTCTCACCGGAAGCTAAAAAAAATGCTCTGCAAATGGTTGACTATATCAAAAAAGCCATGAAAAGCAGAATTGAAAAACTGGACTGGATGAGTGCCGCAACTAAGAAAAAAGCACTTGAAAAACTGGCAAAAGTCAACGTGAAAATTGGATACCCCGACAAATGGCGAGATTACAGCAAAATGACAATCTCAAGTGATGATACGCTGTATGATCAATTGAAAAAAATAAGCGAATGGGCATATGGGGAAGAAATGAAAAAGGTTGGAAAACCGGTAGACAAGAAAGAATGGCATATGTATCCGCATACAATAAATGCTTATTATTCTCCAACAGGAAATGAAATAGTGTTCCCGGCTGGAATTTTACAGTTTCCATTTTATGACTATAATAAACTGGAAATGGCTAGTAACTTTGGGGCAATAGGAAGCATCATTGGACACGAACTTACACATGCATTCGATGTGTCAGGGGCTGAATATGATGGGGATGGAAACGTAAAAAACTGGTGGACAGCAGAAGACAAGTTAAAATTTGATGCAGCAACTAAAAGATTGGAAAATCAATTTTCAGCGTATTCAGTTGGTGATGGAGTAAATGTAAACGGAAAATTTACATTAACAGAAAATATTGCTGACTTAGGCGGACTAAACGTTGCCTATGATGCCTTGCAGCTGTATTTAAAAGATCACCCGACGTCTGCAAAAGTTTATTCTGATACAACAAATAAATTATTCTTTTTGAGCTTTGCAAGAATGTGGCGACAAAAATCGACACCGGAATACCTAAGAAATCTGGCAAAAACTGATTCACATTCACCAAACATCTTCCGTGTAAACGGGACAGTGGTAAATGTAGATGCATTCCATAAGGTATTTGAAATAAAACCAGGAGATAAAATGTATAAAGCTCCTCAAGACAGAATAAAAATCTGGTAA
- a CDS encoding MetQ/NlpA family ABC transporter substrate-binding protein yields the protein MKKILSLLLATALFLVACGNKNETNGAAGSQNGTAKKTEKLIVGATPVPHAELLDLVKDDLKKEGIELEVVKFNDYVQPNKALADKSIDANFFQHAPYMEDFGKKNNIELSAVGNIHLEPMALYSKKIKNVNDLKNGDTLIIPNDPTNGGRALILLDKAGIIKLKDNTKLDSTPADIAANPKNIKIETLSNEQIAPRLSEVAGAIINSNFAIDAGVTKNEIILIEGKDSPYVNIVTVLKGNENDERVKKLVKALQSEKVKKYIEEKYEGRVIPAF from the coding sequence ATGAAAAAAATATTATCATTATTATTAGCAACTGCATTATTTTTAGTAGCTTGTGGAAACAAGAATGAAACTAATGGAGCGGCTGGCAGTCAAAATGGAACTGCAAAAAAAACTGAAAAATTAATCGTGGGAGCTACACCTGTTCCGCATGCTGAATTACTGGATTTAGTAAAGGATGACCTGAAAAAGGAAGGAATTGAACTGGAAGTAGTTAAGTTTAATGATTATGTTCAGCCAAATAAGGCGCTTGCAGACAAAAGTATAGATGCAAACTTTTTCCAGCATGCTCCATACATGGAAGATTTTGGCAAAAAAAATAACATTGAATTATCAGCAGTTGGAAATATTCATTTGGAACCAATGGCACTTTATTCTAAAAAAATAAAAAATGTCAATGACTTGAAAAATGGGGATACTTTGATAATTCCTAATGATCCAACAAATGGAGGACGTGCATTAATTCTGCTAGACAAAGCTGGAATTATAAAATTAAAAGACAACACAAAACTGGATTCTACACCAGCAGACATCGCTGCAAATCCAAAAAATATCAAGATTGAAACATTATCAAATGAACAAATTGCACCAAGATTAAGCGAAGTTGCAGGAGCAATTATAAATTCAAACTTTGCAATTGATGCTGGAGTTACAAAGAACGAAATTATCCTGATAGAAGGTAAAGATTCGCCTTATGTAAACATTGTTACGGTTTTAAAGGGAAATGAAAATGACGAAAGGGTTAAAAAATTGGTAAAAGCGCTGCAAAGTGAAAAAGTTAAAAAATATATTGAAGAAAAATATGAAGGCAGAGTAATTCCTGCATTCTAG
- a CDS encoding MetQ/NlpA family ABC transporter substrate-binding protein encodes MKKILLVLIAALFLMACGNPDKAAKNSENKKTQKLKVAATPVPAGEILNVVKDDLRKEGIELEIVEFNDYVQPNKVLQSKEVDANFFQHIPYMENFGKKNGFEMVAVGKVYLPTLALYSKKIKSINDLKNGDTILLPNDPTNLARSLILLDKGGIIKLNDNKNTEATLKDIVNNPKNIKFEELSAEQLPPRLPEVAASIVNSSFALNAGLSYKDDGLLKEDKDSPYANVLATLKGNENDPKIQKLLKALQSEKVKKYMEEKYKDVIIPVF; translated from the coding sequence ATGAAAAAAATTTTATTAGTCCTGATTGCAGCGTTATTTTTGATGGCTTGCGGAAATCCTGATAAAGCTGCTAAAAATTCTGAAAATAAAAAGACTCAAAAATTAAAGGTTGCAGCTACGCCCGTTCCAGCGGGAGAAATTTTGAATGTTGTGAAAGATGATTTAAGAAAAGAAGGGATTGAACTGGAGATAGTTGAGTTTAATGATTATGTTCAGCCTAATAAAGTGCTGCAGTCCAAGGAGGTTGATGCGAATTTTTTCCAGCATATTCCATATATGGAGAATTTTGGGAAGAAAAATGGATTTGAAATGGTGGCAGTTGGAAAAGTGTATTTGCCAACTCTTGCACTGTATTCAAAAAAAATAAAAAGCATTAATGACTTAAAAAATGGAGATACTATTTTATTGCCAAATGATCCGACAAACTTGGCACGTTCATTAATTTTACTTGACAAAGGTGGAATTATAAAATTAAATGATAATAAAAATACGGAAGCAACATTGAAAGATATTGTGAACAATCCAAAAAATATTAAGTTTGAGGAACTTTCGGCAGAACAGTTGCCGCCAAGATTACCTGAAGTGGCAGCTTCAATTGTAAATAGCAGTTTTGCATTGAATGCAGGATTGTCGTATAAAGATGACGGACTTTTGAAAGAGGACAAGGATTCTCCTTATGCAAATGTGCTTGCAACATTGAAAGGGAATGAAAATGATCCTAAAATTCAGAAATTGTTGAAGGCGTTGCAAAGTGAAAAAGTTAAAAAATATATGGAAGAAAAATACAAAGATGTGATTATTCCAGTATTTTAG
- a CDS encoding methionine ABC transporter permease translates to MRFDWIKFLQFQNMAEPLWETIYMVFISTIIALIIGLPIGILLVTSDEKGVKPNKTIHKILDMIIVNITRSIPFIILMVLLIPLSRMLVHKSYGSIAFIVPLSLGSAPFVARIIEGALKEVDEGLIEASKSMGAKTSEIIFKVMIPEAMPALVHGMTLTLISLIGYSAMAGTIGGGGLGNAAVIDGYQRSKPEVMWQATIVIIVLVQIIQFIGNSIVKMLMNKRKRI, encoded by the coding sequence ATGAGATTTGACTGGATTAAATTTTTACAATTTCAAAATATGGCCGAGCCTCTTTGGGAAACAATTTATATGGTATTTATTTCAACAATTATAGCATTAATTATCGGACTTCCAATTGGAATTCTGCTTGTTACGTCTGATGAAAAGGGGGTAAAACCAAATAAGACGATTCATAAAATACTGGATATGATTATTGTAAATATTACAAGATCAATTCCATTTATAATCCTAATGGTTTTATTAATACCACTTTCACGAATGCTTGTTCATAAATCTTACGGAAGTATTGCATTTATTGTTCCGCTTTCTTTAGGTTCCGCACCATTTGTGGCAAGGATTATTGAAGGGGCGTTAAAGGAAGTCGATGAAGGGCTTATTGAGGCCTCAAAATCAATGGGAGCCAAAACTTCTGAAATTATTTTTAAAGTTATGATTCCAGAAGCGATGCCTGCGCTTGTTCATGGAATGACACTGACATTAATAAGTTTAATTGGATATTCTGCGATGGCTGGAACAATTGGTGGCGGCGGACTCGGAAATGCCGCTGTAATTGATGGATACCAAAGATCCAAGCCCGAAGTGATGTGGCAGGCGACAATTGTTATAATTGTGCTTGTACAAATCATACAGTTTATTGGAAACAGCATTGTAAAAATGCTGATGAACAAGAGAAAAAGAATATAG
- a CDS encoding methionine ABC transporter ATP-binding protein: MDSLIKIRNLVKKYRLNNGQELLAVNNVNLDIVQGDIYGIMGLSGAGKSTLIRLLNRLEEPTSGEIFVKHEVIDKKGKKSLGYEDKNILDFNIRLLREYRKKTGMIFQHFNLLNSRNVADNVAFPLKIARWNKKDINRRVDELLEIVGLSDKKLSYPEQLSGGQKQRVAIARALANNPQLLLSDEATSALDPRTTNSILELLKDINKKFGITIILITHQMEVIKKICNKAAIMSDGEIIEKGETKEIFLNPKTELAKEFVQNISHEEFRTEEEIKNREENTGKLRLRLKYNEEQVNESYITKIIRKYDVEVNILGGFIDKVGDIIVGNLLIEISANEEKAKDIIEWLKENKIDSEVV; this comes from the coding sequence ATGGACAGTTTAATTAAGATAAGAAATCTGGTAAAAAAATATAGACTTAATAACGGGCAGGAACTGCTGGCTGTAAATAACGTGAATCTTGATATTGTGCAAGGGGATATTTATGGAATTATGGGACTGAGCGGAGCTGGGAAGTCTACGCTTATACGGCTTCTTAATAGACTGGAAGAGCCTACTTCTGGAGAAATTTTTGTAAAGCACGAAGTCATTGATAAAAAAGGGAAAAAAAGTCTTGGGTATGAAGATAAAAATATTTTAGATTTTAATATAAGATTGTTACGTGAATACAGAAAAAAGACAGGGATGATTTTTCAGCACTTTAACTTGTTAAATTCTAGAAATGTAGCTGATAATGTAGCTTTTCCATTGAAAATTGCCAGATGGAATAAGAAGGACATTAATAGAAGGGTGGACGAACTGCTTGAAATTGTGGGGCTTTCAGACAAGAAGCTGAGCTATCCTGAACAGCTTTCAGGCGGACAGAAGCAGCGTGTGGCAATTGCACGGGCATTGGCAAATAATCCGCAGTTGCTGCTGTCAGATGAGGCAACATCGGCACTTGATCCTAGAACAACCAATTCTATTCTGGAACTTTTGAAGGATATAAATAAAAAATTTGGAATAACAATAATTTTAATTACGCACCAGATGGAAGTTATAAAGAAAATTTGTAATAAAGCGGCAATCATGTCAGACGGGGAAATTATTGAAAAAGGGGAAACAAAGGAAATTTTCTTAAATCCTAAGACAGAATTGGCAAAAGAATTTGTACAAAATATTTCACATGAAGAATTTAGGACGGAAGAAGAAATAAAAAATCGTGAAGAAAACACTGGGAAATTGCGATTAAGACTGAAATATAACGAGGAACAGGTAAATGAGTCCTATATTACAAAAATTATTCGTAAATATGATGTGGAAGTAAATATTTTAGGCGGATTTATTGACAAAGTAGGCGATATTATCGTTGGAAACTTGCTGATAGAAATTTCAGCAAACGAAGAGAAAGCAAAAGACATTATTGAATGGCTAAAAGAAAATAAAATAGATTCGGAGGTGGTATAA
- a CDS encoding amino acid ABC transporter ATP-binding protein, whose product MIELKNLKKQYGDNVILKNINLYIDKGEVVSLIGPSGSGKSTILRCIVDLESITSGEVLIEGNNLTDKNVDKKIKKEMLLKTGMVFQTFNLFPHMSVRNNIVKTLKLVKKMATMEAENIANKMLDLVGLSDKIDSFPNELSGGQKQRVAIARALALQPDIMLFDEPTSALDPELVKEVLDIIRKLKKQKITMLIVSHEMNFVREISDRVIVMERGEILETGTSQHIFENPSSQRVKEFLNTNN is encoded by the coding sequence ATAATAGAATTAAAAAATTTAAAAAAACAGTATGGCGATAATGTAATTTTGAAAAATATTAATTTATATATTGATAAAGGTGAAGTTGTTTCATTAATAGGGCCTTCTGGAAGCGGAAAGTCAACAATTTTACGCTGTATAGTTGATTTAGAAAGCATAACATCGGGAGAAGTGCTGATTGAGGGGAATAATTTGACAGATAAGAATGTTGATAAAAAAATAAAAAAGGAAATGCTGCTAAAGACTGGAATGGTTTTTCAGACATTTAATTTGTTTCCTCATATGTCGGTTAGAAATAATATAGTCAAGACACTGAAACTTGTAAAGAAAATGGCAACAATGGAAGCTGAAAATATTGCCAATAAAATGCTAGATTTAGTTGGACTTTCAGATAAAATTGACAGTTTTCCAAATGAACTTTCAGGTGGGCAGAAGCAGCGTGTGGCAATAGCAAGGGCATTGGCATTGCAGCCGGATATTATGCTTTTCGATGAACCAACATCAGCATTAGATCCTGAGCTGGTAAAGGAAGTGTTGGATATAATAAGAAAACTGAAAAAACAAAAAATTACGATGCTAATTGTAAGCCATGAAATGAACTTTGTCCGTGAAATTTCAGACAGAGTAATCGTTATGGAAAGAGGCGAAATACTGGAAACGGGTACTTCACAGCACATATTTGAAAATCCCTCTTCTCAAAGAGTAAAGGAATTTTTGAATACAAATAATTAA
- a CDS encoding amino acid ABC transporter permease: MSQFIELIKISLPIFIELVKTLPNVVILYILTVLFSVPLGILGALAYTGKNKVVKFIISVYTWIFRGTPLMLQLMVVYYGIPLMNFGGYKIVLAPYTAATITFIINYAAYLVEIMRSGIESIDKGQHEVAKVLGYSYWQKIAYVILPQAIRRVLPTLGNEAITLIKDTSLVYVLAVTEVMKRTKELANIYYNVTPYICAIIIYLVLSFAVDRLFKNIEKRNKIRI, encoded by the coding sequence ATGAGCCAGTTTATAGAACTGATAAAAATTTCACTGCCGATATTTATAGAACTGGTAAAAACTTTACCAAACGTGGTGATACTGTATATACTCACGGTTTTGTTTTCCGTCCCGTTAGGAATTTTAGGAGCGTTGGCGTATACAGGGAAAAATAAGGTAGTAAAATTTATTATTTCAGTTTATACCTGGATTTTCCGGGGAACTCCCTTAATGCTGCAATTAATGGTTGTCTACTATGGAATACCGTTGATGAACTTTGGTGGCTATAAAATAGTTCTAGCGCCATACACGGCAGCCACAATTACATTTATCATAAATTATGCCGCATATCTCGTGGAAATTATGAGAAGCGGAATAGAAAGCATTGATAAAGGACAGCATGAAGTGGCAAAAGTGCTAGGTTACAGCTATTGGCAAAAAATAGCATACGTTATTTTACCGCAGGCAATAAGAAGAGTCCTGCCAACATTGGGAAATGAGGCAATTACGCTTATAAAGGACACTTCCCTTGTGTATGTTCTAGCTGTAACAGAAGTAATGAAACGGACAAAGGAGCTGGCAAATATTTATTACAATGTCACTCCATATATTTGTGCAATTATTATTTATCTAGTATTAAGCTTTGCTGTTGACAGGCTATTTAAGAATATTGAAAAAAGAAATAAAATTAGGATTTAA
- a CDS encoding amino acid ABC transporter substrate-binding protein produces the protein MKKILLLIILALSVFMCSVQKEEKKEGKNADGIPKKIVVGLDDSFVPMGFKNEKGEIVGFDIDLARAVAQKLGSEVEFKPINWDSKILDLNGGNIDLIWNGLTITEERKKETEMTKPYFTSHQLIVVKAGSNINSKADLAGKNVGSQTESSGEEAVKKSGDDKKFKEFKTYAQYDQAFMDLDAGRVDAIIADEVLAKYTKKTKENQAKKELYKILNDNYGEEEYGIAAKKGNTKLVEAINKAVEELKADGTYQKIYSKWFKD, from the coding sequence ATGAAAAAAATATTGTTACTAATAATTTTAGCGCTAAGTGTATTTATGTGCAGTGTTCAGAAGGAGGAAAAAAAGGAAGGGAAGAATGCTGATGGAATTCCTAAGAAAATTGTAGTTGGACTTGATGATTCATTTGTTCCGATGGGATTTAAGAATGAAAAAGGTGAGATTGTAGGGTTTGATATTGATTTGGCCAGGGCAGTTGCTCAAAAATTAGGAAGTGAAGTTGAATTTAAGCCTATAAACTGGGATTCTAAGATATTGGATCTGAATGGTGGAAATATTGATTTAATCTGGAACGGGCTTACTATAACAGAGGAAAGAAAAAAAGAAACTGAAATGACAAAACCATATTTTACAAGTCATCAGCTTATAGTAGTTAAGGCAGGTTCAAATATTAACTCAAAGGCTGATTTGGCAGGGAAAAATGTTGGAAGCCAGACTGAAAGCAGCGGAGAGGAGGCTGTGAAAAAATCAGGAGATGACAAGAAATTTAAGGAATTTAAAACATATGCGCAATATGATCAGGCATTTATGGATCTTGACGCAGGGAGAGTTGACGCAATTATAGCTGATGAAGTATTGGCAAAATATACTAAGAAAACAAAAGAAAATCAGGCTAAAAAAGAATTGTACAAAATTCTAAATGACAATTATGGCGAAGAAGAATATGGAATTGCAGCCAAAAAAGGAAATACAAAATTAGTCGAGGCTATAAATAAAGCTGTTGAGGAATTGAAGGCAGACGGGACATATCAAAAAATTTACTCGAAATGGTTTAAAGATTAA